A single region of the Streptococcus sanguinis genome encodes:
- the nrdH gene encoding glutaredoxin-like protein NrdH, whose product MVTIYSKNNCVQCKMTKRFLDTNHVEYREINLDEQPEFIDHVKDLGFNAAPVIQTATEAFSGFQPGKLKKLS is encoded by the coding sequence ATGGTAACTATTTACTCAAAAAACAACTGCGTTCAGTGCAAAATGACCAAGCGCTTCTTAGATACTAATCATGTAGAATACCGCGAAATCAACTTGGATGAACAGCCAGAATTCATTGACCATGTCAAAGATCTTGGTTTCAATGCTGCTCCTGTGATTCAGACAGCAACTGAGGCATTTTCTGGTTTCCAACCTGGTAAATTGAAAAAACTGTCTTAA
- the ptsP gene encoding phosphoenolpyruvate--protein phosphotransferase yields the protein MTEMLKGIAASDGVAVAKAYLLVQPDLSFETVSVEDTNAEEARLDAALEASQNELSVIREKAVDSLGEEAAQVFDAHLMVLADPEMVGQIKETIRAKKTNAEAGLKEVTDMFITLFENMDDNPYMQERAADIRDVTKRVLANLLGKKLPNPASINEESVVIAHDLTPSDTAQLDKKFVKAFVTNIGGRTSHSAIMARTLEIAAVLGTNNITELVKDGDVIAANGITGEVIINPTEEQIAAFKAAGEAYAKQKAEWELLKDAQTVTADGKHFELAANIGTPKDVEGVNANGAEAVGLYRTEFLYMDSQDFPTEDEQYEAYKAVLEGMNGKPVVVRTMDIGGDKELPYFDMPHEMNPFLGFRALRISISETGDAMFRTQIRALLRASVHGQLRIMFPMVALLTEFRKAKAVYDEEKAKLQAEGVAVADNIQVGIMIEIPAAAMLADQFAKEVDFFSIGTNDLIQYTMAADRMNEQVSYLYQPYNPSILRLINNVIKAAHAEGKWAGMCGEMAGDQTAVPLLVGMGLDEFSMSATSVLRTRSLMKKLDTKKMEELAQRALTECATMEEVLELEKEYLDFD from the coding sequence ATGACAGAAATGCTTAAAGGAATTGCAGCATCTGACGGTGTTGCCGTTGCTAAGGCATATCTATTAGTTCAACCGGATTTATCATTTGAGACTGTTTCAGTCGAAGATACGAATGCAGAAGAGGCTCGTTTGGATGCAGCTCTTGAAGCTTCACAGAACGAGCTTTCTGTTATCCGTGAGAAAGCAGTAGATAGCCTTGGTGAGGAAGCCGCTCAGGTGTTTGACGCTCACTTAATGGTACTTGCTGACCCTGAAATGGTTGGGCAAATCAAAGAAACAATCCGTGCGAAAAAGACCAATGCAGAAGCTGGTCTGAAAGAAGTAACGGACATGTTTATCACTCTCTTTGAAAACATGGACGACAATCCATATATGCAGGAACGTGCGGCAGATATCCGCGACGTGACAAAACGTGTTCTTGCTAACCTTTTGGGCAAGAAATTGCCAAACCCAGCGTCTATCAATGAAGAATCAGTTGTGATTGCTCATGACTTGACTCCTTCTGATACAGCACAGCTGGATAAGAAATTTGTTAAAGCTTTTGTAACCAATATCGGCGGACGGACAAGCCACTCTGCTATCATGGCACGTACGCTTGAAATCGCAGCAGTATTGGGAACTAATAACATTACTGAACTTGTAAAAGACGGCGATGTGATCGCAGCTAACGGTATCACCGGTGAAGTGATTATCAACCCAACTGAAGAGCAAATCGCAGCATTTAAAGCAGCTGGTGAGGCTTATGCTAAGCAAAAAGCTGAATGGGAATTGCTTAAGGATGCTCAGACTGTGACTGCAGATGGCAAGCACTTCGAATTGGCTGCCAATATCGGTACACCAAAAGACGTTGAAGGTGTCAATGCTAACGGTGCAGAAGCAGTTGGTCTTTACCGGACTGAGTTTCTTTATATGGATTCTCAAGACTTCCCGACAGAAGATGAGCAGTATGAAGCATACAAGGCTGTGCTTGAAGGCATGAATGGAAAACCAGTTGTTGTTCGTACGATGGATATTGGTGGAGATAAGGAGCTTCCTTACTTCGATATGCCGCATGAAATGAACCCATTCCTTGGTTTCCGTGCTTTGCGTATCTCTATCTCTGAAACTGGCGATGCTATGTTCCGTACACAAATCCGCGCTCTCTTGCGTGCTTCTGTACATGGACAATTGCGCATCATGTTCCCAATGGTAGCCCTTCTAACAGAATTCCGCAAAGCTAAAGCGGTTTATGACGAAGAGAAAGCTAAGCTGCAAGCTGAAGGCGTTGCAGTAGCAGACAATATCCAAGTGGGGATTATGATTGAAATCCCAGCAGCAGCTATGTTGGCGGATCAATTTGCCAAGGAAGTAGACTTCTTCTCTATCGGTACCAACGACTTGATCCAGTACACTATGGCAGCTGACCGGATGAATGAGCAAGTCTCTTACCTCTATCAACCTTACAACCCATCTATCCTTCGCTTGATTAACAATGTTATCAAAGCAGCTCATGCTGAAGGCAAGTGGGCGGGTATGTGTGGAGAAATGGCCGGCGACCAAACAGCGGTGCCATTGCTCGTAGGTATGGGCTTGGATGAATTCTCTATGAGTGCGACTTCTGTCCTTCGGACTCGTAGCCTCATGAAGAAGCTGGATACGAAGAAGATGGAAGAACTGGCTCAGCGTGCACTGACTGAATGTGCAACGATGGAAGAAGTTCTTGAGCTTGAAAAAGAATATCTGGACTTCGATTAA
- the glgB gene encoding 1,4-alpha-glucan branching protein GlgB, with protein MDKNEALRTFTTGENFHLQHYLGAHQDEVDGKSGYSFRVWAPNAQSVHLIGDFTNWYEEQIPMVRNEAGVWEVFTELPKEGDIYKYNIKRSSGQEILKIDPLAIYLEERPGTGAVIRTIPEKKWKDGLWLARRKRWGFFSRPVNIYEVHAGSWKRNEDGSPYSFAQLKEDLIPYLVEMNYTHVEFMPLMAHPLGLSWGYQLMGYFAFEHTYGTPEEFQDFVEECHLNNIGVIVDWVPGHFTINDDALAYYDGTPTFEYQDHDRAHNYGWGALNFDLGKNQVQSFLISSIKFWIDFYHLDGIRVDAVSNMLYLDYDSGPWQPNKDGGNRNYEGYYFLQRLNTVIKLAHPDVMMIAEESSSETKITGMRELGGLGFDYKWNMGWMNDILRFYEEDPIYRKYDFNLVTFSFMYAFSENFLLPFSHDEVVHGKKSLMHKMWGDRYNQFAGLRNLLTYQICHPGKKLLFMGSEFGQFLEWKSEEQLEWSNLDDQMNKKMQGFTAALNAFYKDNRPLWEIDLSYDGIEIIDADNTDQSVLSFIRKTEKGDMLVCVFNMAPVERKNFTIGVPVEAIYEEVWNTELEEWGGVWKEHNETVQSQEGLWKDYPQTLTFTLPALGASIWKIKRRIARKNVKKDSTKE; from the coding sequence ATGGATAAGAACGAAGCATTAAGAACCTTTACAACAGGTGAAAACTTTCATTTGCAGCATTATCTAGGGGCGCATCAGGATGAAGTGGACGGCAAGTCTGGCTACTCTTTCCGCGTTTGGGCGCCTAATGCTCAGAGTGTCCATTTGATTGGAGATTTCACCAATTGGTATGAAGAGCAGATTCCTATGGTCCGAAATGAAGCGGGCGTTTGGGAAGTCTTCACGGAGCTGCCTAAGGAAGGAGATATTTACAAGTACAATATCAAGCGTAGCAGTGGTCAGGAAATTTTAAAAATTGATCCGCTGGCTATCTATCTGGAAGAGCGTCCGGGTACTGGAGCAGTTATTCGCACTATTCCTGAGAAGAAGTGGAAAGACGGTCTTTGGCTGGCACGCCGGAAGCGCTGGGGCTTCTTCTCTCGGCCGGTCAATATCTATGAAGTGCATGCCGGCTCGTGGAAACGCAATGAAGACGGCAGTCCTTATAGCTTTGCCCAGTTAAAAGAAGACTTGATTCCGTATCTGGTGGAGATGAACTACACGCATGTGGAATTCATGCCGCTTATGGCTCATCCGCTGGGACTTAGCTGGGGCTATCAGCTCATGGGCTACTTTGCCTTTGAGCATACCTATGGCACACCTGAGGAATTTCAAGACTTCGTCGAAGAATGTCACTTGAACAATATTGGTGTCATTGTGGACTGGGTACCAGGTCACTTTACTATTAATGATGATGCTCTGGCCTACTATGACGGGACACCGACTTTCGAGTATCAGGATCACGATCGGGCTCATAACTATGGCTGGGGTGCTCTCAACTTTGATTTGGGTAAAAATCAAGTTCAGTCTTTCTTGATTTCCAGCATTAAATTCTGGATTGATTTTTACCATCTGGATGGGATTCGGGTTGATGCTGTCAGCAATATGCTCTATCTGGACTATGACAGTGGTCCATGGCAGCCAAATAAAGATGGCGGCAATCGCAATTATGAAGGCTATTACTTCCTGCAACGCCTCAATACGGTTATCAAGCTAGCCCATCCTGATGTCATGATGATTGCAGAGGAAAGTTCCTCAGAGACCAAGATTACTGGTATGAGAGAGCTGGGTGGTCTTGGATTTGACTACAAGTGGAATATGGGCTGGATGAATGATATCCTTCGTTTCTACGAAGAAGATCCGATTTATCGTAAGTACGATTTTAATCTGGTGACCTTTAGCTTTATGTACGCTTTCTCTGAAAACTTCCTCCTGCCATTCTCGCACGACGAAGTGGTTCACGGTAAGAAGAGTCTCATGCACAAGATGTGGGGTGACCGTTACAATCAATTTGCAGGTCTCCGCAACTTGCTGACCTATCAGATTTGCCATCCGGGCAAGAAATTGCTCTTTATGGGTTCAGAATTTGGTCAGTTCTTAGAATGGAAGTCGGAAGAGCAACTAGAATGGTCGAATCTGGACGATCAGATGAACAAGAAGATGCAGGGCTTCACTGCTGCACTCAATGCCTTTTATAAAGACAATCGTCCGCTTTGGGAAATTGATCTGAGCTATGATGGTATCGAAATCATTGATGCGGATAATACCGATCAAAGTGTCCTCTCCTTCATCCGTAAGACGGAAAAAGGAGATATGTTAGTTTGTGTATTTAATATGGCGCCGGTAGAGCGGAAGAACTTTACCATTGGTGTTCCAGTGGAAGCCATTTATGAAGAAGTATGGAACACTGAATTAGAAGAATGGGGAGGTGTTTGGAAGGAACATAACGAAACAGTTCAGTCTCAAGAAGGACTTTGGAAAGATTATCCACAGACCTTGACCTTTACACTGCCAGCTCTTGGAGCCAGCATCTGGAAGATCAAGCGTCGGATTGCTCGTAAAAATGTTAAAAAAGATTCCACAAAGGAGTAA
- the nrdF gene encoding class 1b ribonucleoside-diphosphate reductase subunit beta codes for MQTYYKAINWNAIEDVIDKSTWEKLTEQFWLDTRIPLSNDLDDWRKLSHKEKDLVGKVFGGLTLLDTLQSESGVDALRKDVRTAHEEAVFNNIQFMESVHAKSYSSIFSTLNTKSEIDEIFDWTNTNPYLQKKAEIINEIYLNGTALEKKIASVFLETFLFYSGFFTPLYYLGNNKLANVAEIIKLIIRDESVHGTYIGYKFQLAFNELPEDEQEKLKEWMYDLLYTLYENEEGYTESLYDTVGWTEEVKTFLRYNANKALMNLGQDPLFPDSADDVNPIVMNGISTGTSNHDFFSQVGNGYLLGEVEAMQDDDYNYGL; via the coding sequence ATGCAAACTTACTACAAAGCCATTAACTGGAACGCTATCGAAGATGTCATCGATAAGTCCACCTGGGAAAAACTGACTGAGCAATTTTGGCTGGATACGCGGATTCCCTTATCCAATGACCTGGATGACTGGAGAAAGCTGTCCCACAAGGAAAAAGACCTAGTCGGCAAGGTCTTCGGTGGCCTGACCCTGCTGGATACCCTCCAGTCTGAGTCTGGTGTGGATGCCCTGCGCAAGGATGTCCGCACAGCCCACGAAGAAGCTGTCTTCAACAACATCCAATTTATGGAGTCCGTTCACGCCAAGTCCTACTCTTCTATCTTTTCTACGCTCAACACCAAGTCAGAAATCGATGAAATCTTTGACTGGACCAACACCAATCCATACCTGCAAAAGAAAGCTGAGATTATCAATGAGATTTACCTGAACGGTACAGCTCTGGAAAAGAAAATAGCCAGCGTTTTCTTGGAAACCTTCCTCTTCTACTCTGGTTTCTTCACTCCGCTCTACTATCTGGGTAATAACAAACTGGCCAACGTTGCTGAAATTATCAAGCTGATTATCCGTGACGAGTCTGTCCATGGAACCTATATCGGCTACAAGTTCCAGCTAGCCTTTAACGAGCTGCCAGAAGACGAGCAAGAAAAACTCAAAGAATGGATGTACGACCTGCTCTACACCCTCTATGAAAATGAAGAAGGCTACACTGAAAGCCTCTATGACACAGTCGGCTGGACTGAAGAAGTCAAGACCTTCCTGCGCTACAATGCCAACAAGGCTCTGATGAATCTAGGGCAAGATCCGCTCTTCCCTGACTCAGCAGACGATGTCAATCCTATCGTCATGAACGGTATCTCAACCGGTACTTCCAACCATGACTTCTTCTCCCAAGTGGGTAACGGCTACCTGCTAGGCGAAGTTGAAGCCATGCAGGATGACGACTATAATTACGGTTTATAA
- a CDS encoding NADP-dependent glyceraldehyde-3-phosphate dehydrogenase has translation MTQYKNYINGEWKVSENEITISSPINNEILGTVPAMTQAEVDYAMASARAALPAWRALSAVERAAYLHKVADILERDQEKIGEILAKEVAKGIKAAVGEVVRTADLIRYAAEEGIRIHGQVMEGGGFEAASKKKLAVVRREPVGVVLAIAPFNYPVNLSGSKIAPALIGGNVVMFKPPTQGSISGLLLAQAFAEAGLPAGVFNTITGRGSEIGDYIIEHKEVNYINFTGSTPIGERIGKLAGMRPIMLELGGKDAAVVLEDADLEHAAKQIVGGAYSYSGQRCTAIKRVIVMESVADKLAALIKAEVEKLTVGDPFDNADITPVIDNASADFIWGLIEDAQEKGASALTEIKREANLIWPALFDHVTLDMKLAWEEPFGPVLPIIRVTSVEEAIQICNQSEFGLQSSVFTNDFPKAFEIAEKLEVGTVHINNKTQRGPDNFPFLGVKGSGAGVQGIRYSIEAMTQVKSIVFDVK, from the coding sequence GTGACACAATATAAAAACTATATAAATGGAGAGTGGAAAGTTTCTGAAAATGAAATTACCATCTCATCTCCTATCAACAATGAGATTTTAGGAACTGTGCCTGCCATGACTCAGGCAGAGGTTGACTATGCGATGGCAAGCGCTCGTGCGGCTTTGCCAGCTTGGCGAGCTCTTTCAGCAGTTGAACGTGCAGCTTATTTGCATAAGGTTGCGGATATTTTGGAGCGTGATCAGGAGAAGATTGGCGAAATTCTTGCAAAAGAAGTTGCCAAGGGGATCAAAGCGGCAGTCGGAGAGGTAGTCCGGACAGCAGACTTGATTCGCTATGCGGCTGAAGAAGGCATTCGTATTCACGGTCAGGTTATGGAAGGTGGCGGCTTTGAAGCTGCCAGTAAGAAAAAACTGGCTGTGGTTCGTCGTGAGCCTGTAGGAGTTGTACTGGCCATTGCGCCATTTAACTACCCAGTCAACCTGTCTGGTTCCAAAATTGCTCCTGCCCTTATCGGCGGAAACGTCGTGATGTTTAAGCCACCTACTCAAGGTTCAATTTCTGGTCTGCTCCTGGCTCAAGCTTTTGCTGAGGCTGGTCTGCCTGCTGGAGTTTTCAATACCATCACAGGACGTGGTTCAGAAATCGGGGATTACATCATTGAGCATAAGGAAGTAAACTACATTAACTTTACTGGCTCCACCCCAATCGGTGAGCGCATCGGGAAGTTAGCTGGTATGCGTCCAATTATGTTAGAATTGGGTGGTAAGGATGCTGCAGTTGTGCTGGAAGATGCTGACTTGGAGCATGCAGCTAAGCAGATTGTTGGCGGGGCATACAGTTATTCTGGCCAGCGCTGTACGGCTATTAAACGTGTCATTGTCATGGAGAGCGTAGCAGACAAATTAGCGGCGCTGATTAAGGCAGAGGTAGAGAAACTGACGGTTGGGGATCCCTTTGATAATGCGGATATCACACCAGTCATTGATAATGCATCAGCAGATTTCATCTGGGGCTTGATTGAAGATGCTCAGGAAAAGGGAGCGTCAGCCTTGACAGAAATCAAACGTGAAGCAAATCTCATCTGGCCTGCCTTGTTTGACCATGTGACACTGGATATGAAATTAGCTTGGGAAGAGCCATTTGGTCCTGTTCTTCCGATTATTCGTGTGACTTCCGTTGAAGAGGCTATTCAGATCTGTAACCAGTCAGAGTTTGGTCTTCAATCTTCAGTCTTTACAAATGATTTCCCTAAAGCATTTGAAATTGCTGAGAAACTGGAAGTGGGTACTGTACATATCAATAATAAGACCCAACGTGGTCCAGATAACTTCCCATTCCTTGGAGTTAAGGGATCTGGAGCAGGAGTGCAAGGGATTCGTTACAGTATCGAAGCGATGACACAAGTGAAATCCATCGTGTTTGATGTGAAATAA
- a CDS encoding phosphocarrier protein HPr, with the protein MASKDFHIVAETGIHARPATLLVQTASKFASDITLEYKGKSVNLKSIMGVMSLGVGQGADVKISAEGADADDAIAAISETMEKEGLA; encoded by the coding sequence ATGGCTTCTAAAGATTTCCACATTGTAGCAGAAACAGGTATTCACGCACGTCCAGCAACTTTGTTGGTTCAAACTGCTAGCAAATTCGCTTCAGACATCACGCTTGAATACAAAGGTAAATCAGTAAACTTGAAATCTATCATGGGTGTTATGAGTCTCGGTGTTGGCCAAGGAGCTGATGTTAAGATCTCAGCTGAAGGTGCAGATGCAGACGATGCTATCGCTGCAATCTCTGAAACAATGGAAAAAGAAGGATTGGCTTAA
- a CDS encoding DUF6287 domain-containing protein: protein MKNAKLMFLATALTSSIILLGACSKQQDKQTSQSNSSSQTVQTSKSDSKSEAKAVPSASPDETDAASVSSEAQPKNETKSDTKDPATPAAGIDVNALAAGDFSTVAGTWQNDLGDAIVLNNQGVVSHTLNGKESSDYTLLKGQVSDGSYVSTLAYTAGSSSATFLVIPEGAVLPDTGNENPKAQIRVGQDAITASQHPYYRVSN from the coding sequence ATGAAAAATGCAAAATTAATGTTTCTTGCGACTGCACTCACTTCTTCCATTATCTTGCTTGGTGCTTGCAGTAAACAGCAGGACAAGCAAACATCTCAAAGTAATAGCTCTAGCCAAACAGTTCAAACTTCTAAATCAGATTCTAAGTCTGAAGCGAAAGCTGTTCCATCAGCTAGCCCAGATGAAACTGATGCAGCGTCAGTATCTTCTGAAGCTCAGCCTAAAAATGAAACAAAGTCTGACACGAAAGACCCAGCCACTCCAGCAGCGGGTATCGATGTCAATGCTTTGGCAGCAGGAGATTTTTCGACTGTAGCCGGTACTTGGCAAAATGATTTGGGGGATGCGATAGTATTGAATAATCAAGGGGTCGTTTCTCATACTCTGAATGGAAAAGAATCCAGCGATTATACTTTACTAAAAGGTCAAGTAAGCGATGGTAGTTATGTATCTACTCTTGCTTATACTGCTGGTAGCAGTAGCGCAACCTTTTTAGTAATTCCAGAAGGAGCTGTTTTGCCTGATACTGGAAACGAGAATCCTAAAGCACAGATTCGAGTTGGACAAGATGCTATCACTGCTTCCCAGCATCCGTATTATCGCGTATCTAATTAG
- the nrdE gene encoding class 1b ribonucleoside-diphosphate reductase subunit alpha, with product MGLKHLEDVTYFRLNNEINRPVNGQIMLHKDQEALKAFFKENVEPNTKQFSSITEKIKYLIEENYLEKEFIELYSPEYIEELTAFIHAQDFKFKSFMAAYKFYNQYALKTNDGEYYLESMEDRVLFNALYFANGDEAIAKDIANEIIHQRYQPATPSFLNAGRARRGELVSCFLIQVTDDMNSIGRSINSALQLSRIGGGVGISLSNLREAGAPIKGYEGAASGVVPVMKLFEDSFSYSNQLGQRQGAGVVYLNVFHPDIIAFLSTKKENADEKVRVKTLSLGVVIPDKFYELARKNEEMYLFSPYSVEREYGVPFAYLDITEKYDELVANPNITKTKIKARDLETEISKLQQESGYPYVVNIDTANRSNPIDGKIVMSNLCSEILQVQEPSLLNDAQEYLHLGTDVSCNLGSTNVVNMMTSPDFGKSIRTMTRALTFVTDSSHITAVPSIDNGNSLAHTFGLGAMGLHSYLAQQLIDYGSAEAVEFTSIYFMLMNYWTLVESNNIARERGVTFHNFEKSDYANGTYFDKYLTGEFVPKSDRVKELFAGIFIPSAEDWAELRDKIKADGLYHQNRLAVAPNGSISYINDVSASIHPITQRIEERQEKKIGKIYYPAAGLSTETIPYYTSAYDMDMRKVIDVYAAATEHVDQGLSLTLFMRSDIPKGLYEWKKESKQTTRDLSILRNYAFNKGIKSIYYVRTFTDDGGEVGANQCESCVI from the coding sequence ATGGGACTCAAACATTTAGAGGATGTGACATACTTCCGACTCAACAACGAAATCAACCGTCCAGTTAATGGTCAGATTATGCTTCATAAAGATCAAGAAGCCTTAAAAGCTTTTTTTAAAGAAAACGTTGAGCCAAACACCAAGCAATTTTCTTCTATCACAGAAAAAATTAAATATTTAATAGAAGAAAACTATTTGGAGAAGGAATTTATTGAACTTTATTCTCCGGAATACATCGAGGAGCTGACTGCTTTTATCCATGCTCAAGATTTCAAGTTTAAATCTTTCATGGCAGCTTATAAGTTCTACAACCAGTATGCACTGAAGACCAATGATGGTGAATACTATCTGGAAAGCATGGAAGATCGGGTACTCTTCAACGCCCTCTACTTTGCCAACGGAGATGAAGCCATTGCCAAGGATATTGCCAATGAGATTATCCACCAGCGCTATCAACCGGCGACACCAAGCTTCCTCAACGCTGGTCGGGCTCGTCGCGGTGAATTGGTTTCTTGCTTCCTCATCCAAGTAACAGATGACATGAACTCAATCGGCCGCTCCATCAACTCTGCCTTGCAACTCTCTCGTATCGGTGGCGGGGTCGGTATTTCCCTCAGCAATCTACGGGAAGCTGGAGCACCTATCAAGGGTTATGAAGGAGCTGCATCTGGCGTTGTACCTGTTATGAAACTCTTTGAGGACAGTTTCTCCTACTCTAACCAGCTGGGCCAACGTCAAGGAGCTGGGGTTGTTTACCTCAATGTCTTCCACCCAGATATCATTGCCTTCCTTTCTACTAAGAAAGAAAATGCTGACGAAAAAGTTCGGGTTAAAACCCTCTCACTCGGTGTTGTCATTCCGGATAAGTTCTATGAATTAGCGCGCAAGAATGAAGAAATGTACCTCTTCAGCCCCTATTCTGTTGAACGCGAGTATGGAGTGCCATTTGCCTACCTTGACATCACTGAAAAATACGATGAATTGGTCGCTAATCCAAATATCACTAAGACCAAGATCAAGGCCCGTGATTTGGAAACAGAAATTTCCAAACTCCAACAAGAATCTGGCTATCCTTATGTCGTAAACATTGATACGGCCAACCGTTCAAATCCAATCGACGGTAAAATCGTCATGAGTAACCTTTGCTCTGAAATCCTGCAGGTGCAAGAGCCTAGCCTTTTGAATGATGCGCAAGAGTATCTTCACCTAGGAACAGATGTGTCATGTAACTTAGGCTCTACTAACGTTGTCAATATGATGACTTCACCTGACTTCGGAAAATCTATCCGAACTATGACACGCGCTTTGACCTTTGTCACAGACAGCTCGCACATCACAGCTGTGCCTTCTATCGACAATGGTAACAGTCTGGCGCATACCTTTGGTCTGGGAGCTATGGGACTGCACAGCTACTTGGCACAGCAGCTGATCGATTATGGATCAGCGGAAGCTGTAGAGTTCACTAGCATCTACTTTATGCTTATGAACTACTGGACTTTAGTTGAGTCTAACAATATCGCTCGCGAGCGTGGCGTGACCTTCCATAACTTTGAAAAATCTGACTATGCTAACGGAACTTACTTTGACAAATACCTGACAGGTGAATTTGTACCTAAGTCTGACCGTGTCAAAGAACTCTTCGCAGGCATCTTTATCCCATCTGCAGAGGATTGGGCAGAGTTGCGTGACAAGATCAAGGCTGATGGTCTCTACCACCAAAACCGCTTGGCCGTTGCACCAAATGGCTCTATCAGCTACATCAATGACGTTTCTGCTTCAATTCATCCAATTACTCAACGGATCGAAGAACGTCAAGAAAAGAAAATCGGTAAAATCTATTATCCTGCTGCTGGTCTGTCAACTGAGACTATCCCTTACTACACCAGCGCCTATGACATGGATATGCGCAAAGTTATCGATGTTTATGCAGCCGCAACTGAGCACGTGGACCAAGGTCTTTCCCTGACTCTCTTTATGCGCAGCGATATCCCTAAAGGCCTCTACGAATGGAAAAAAGAAAGCAAGCAGACGACCCGCGATCTTTCTATCCTGCGCAACTATGCCTTCAACAAGGGTATCAAATCCATCTACTACGTCCGTACCTTCACTGACGATGGTGGCGAAGTCGGTGCCAACCAATGTGAAAGCTGTGTCATCTAG